The following are from one region of the Prevotella communis genome:
- the nqrE gene encoding NADH:ubiquinone reductase (Na(+)-transporting) subunit E, whose amino-acid sequence MEHAISLFFRSIFVDNMIFAFFLGMCSFLAVSKNVKTSLGLGLAVTFVLFVTVPVDYLLQTKVLSENGIFGMDLSYLSFILFIAVIAGIVQLVEMIVEKYSPSLYAALGIFLPLIAVNCAIMGASLFMQQRILLDPSETKAITSIGDAVVYALGSGIGWTLAIVAMGAIREKMQYSDVPKPLQGLGITFITVGLMAMAMMCFSGLKI is encoded by the coding sequence ATGGAACACGCAATATCATTATTCTTCCGTTCGATTTTTGTCGACAACATGATTTTTGCTTTCTTCCTGGGCATGTGTTCGTTCCTTGCCGTTTCGAAGAATGTGAAGACTTCATTGGGACTGGGACTGGCAGTTACCTTCGTGCTGTTTGTTACCGTACCTGTTGACTATCTGCTCCAGACCAAGGTGCTCTCTGAGAATGGTATCTTCGGTATGGACCTCTCATATCTTTCGTTCATCCTGTTTATCGCCGTTATCGCCGGTATTGTGCAGTTGGTCGAGATGATTGTGGAGAAATACTCACCATCGCTCTATGCAGCCCTGGGTATCTTCCTGCCTCTGATTGCCGTAAACTGCGCCATCATGGGTGCCTCGCTCTTCATGCAGCAGCGCATCCTGCTGGACCCCAGCGAGACAAAGGCTATCACCAGCATTGGTGACGCTGTGGTCTATGCGCTCGGTTCCGGTATTGGCTGGACCCTGGCTATCGTGGCTATGGGTGCCATTCGTGAGAAGATGCAGTATAGCGACGTGCCCAAGCCTCTGCAGGGCCTCGGCATCACGTTTATTACTGTGGGTTTGATGGCTATGGCCATGATGTGTTTTAGTGGACTTAAAATCTAA
- a CDS encoding NADH:ubiquinone reductase (Na(+)-transporting) subunit D, translating to MALFSKQNKEAFTNPLNLDHPILVQVLGICSALAVTSQLKPAIVMGLAVTVITAFANVIISILRNTIPTRIRIVVQLVVVAALVTIVSQILKAFVYDVSVQLSVYVGLIITNCILMGRLEAFAMQNKPWPSFLDGVGNGIGYAMILIIVGAVREFFGRGSLLGFQIIDCKDFNNGMMTMPAMALILVGIVIWVHRAYFYKEK from the coding sequence ATGGCATTATTTAGTAAGCAAAATAAAGAGGCTTTCACCAATCCGTTGAACCTCGACCACCCGATACTTGTTCAGGTGTTGGGTATCTGCTCGGCACTTGCTGTGACCAGTCAGTTGAAGCCTGCCATTGTGATGGGTCTCGCTGTAACCGTTATCACGGCTTTTGCCAACGTGATTATCTCCATCTTGCGTAACACCATTCCTACTCGTATCCGTATCGTGGTACAGTTGGTTGTTGTGGCTGCTCTGGTGACTATCGTTTCTCAGATTCTGAAGGCTTTTGTCTATGACGTCAGCGTACAGCTCTCAGTCTATGTGGGTCTGATTATCACCAACTGTATTCTGATGGGACGTCTGGAGGCTTTTGCCATGCAGAACAAGCCCTGGCCTTCATTCCTCGACGGTGTGGGCAACGGTATCGGCTACGCCATGATTCTGATTATCGTGGGTGCCGTACGCGAGTTCTTCGGACGCGGTTCGCTGCTGGGCTTCCAGATTATTGATTGCAAGGACTTTAACAACGGCATGATGACGATGCCTGCCATGGCGCTGATCCTCGTGGGAATCGTTATCTGGGTACACCGTGCTTATTTTTATAAGGAGAAGTAA
- a CDS encoding NADH:ubiquinone reductase (Na(+)-transporting) subunit B, with protein sequence MKALRNYLDKIKPAFEKEGKLHAFRSVFDGFETFLFVPNTTAKKGVHIHDAIDSKRIMSMVVIALMPALLFGMYNVGYQNAIASGLNASFMDMFLFGALAVMPKILVSYIVGLGIEFAWAQWKNEEIQEGYLVSGILIPLIVPVNLPLWMLAIAVAFAVIIGKEIFGGTGMNIFNPALLARAFLFFAYPQKMTGDQAWIADSPIFGFGGQVPDGFSGATPLANLADYNFTMDAVYGLIPGSIGETSVIAIAIGAVILLCTGIASWKTMISVFAGGILTALLFESLDMTPIHWYEHIALGGFCFGAVFMATDPVTSCRTECGKWFYGFLIGVVAIVVRVMNPGFPEGMMLAILLMNMFAPAIDYFVVDRNISKRLKRGGTK encoded by the coding sequence ATGAAAGCATTAAGAAATTATCTCGATAAGATAAAGCCCGCCTTCGAGAAGGAAGGTAAGCTTCACGCTTTCCGTAGCGTATTTGATGGTTTTGAGACTTTCCTCTTCGTGCCCAATACAACAGCGAAGAAGGGTGTGCATATCCACGACGCTATCGACTCGAAACGCATTATGAGTATGGTGGTCATCGCTTTGATGCCTGCTTTACTGTTTGGTATGTATAATGTTGGTTATCAGAATGCTATCGCATCAGGACTGAACGCTTCATTCATGGATATGTTCCTCTTTGGTGCCCTGGCTGTGATGCCAAAGATTCTGGTTTCCTATATCGTTGGTCTGGGCATTGAGTTTGCTTGGGCACAATGGAAAAATGAGGAGATTCAGGAGGGTTACCTCGTATCAGGTATCCTCATTCCCCTGATTGTTCCTGTGAACCTGCCTCTGTGGATGCTGGCTATCGCCGTTGCCTTTGCCGTGATTATCGGTAAGGAGATCTTCGGTGGTACGGGTATGAACATCTTCAACCCCGCACTCTTGGCTCGTGCTTTCCTCTTCTTTGCTTATCCTCAGAAAATGACTGGCGACCAGGCATGGATTGCCGACAGTCCTATCTTCGGTTTCGGTGGTCAGGTGCCCGATGGCTTCTCTGGTGCTACACCTCTGGCCAACCTGGCCGACTACAATTTCACGATGGATGCCGTTTACGGACTGATTCCCGGTTCAATCGGTGAGACTTCTGTAATTGCCATCGCCATTGGTGCCGTTATCCTGCTCTGCACGGGTATTGCTTCATGGAAGACCATGATTAGCGTCTTCGCCGGTGGTATCCTGACAGCCCTGCTGTTCGAGAGCCTTGATATGACACCTATCCACTGGTATGAGCACATTGCCCTGGGTGGTTTCTGCTTTGGTGCTGTATTCATGGCTACCGACCCTGTTACCTCATGCCGCACCGAGTGTGGTAAGTGGTTCTACGGTTTCCTGATTGGTGTCGTTGCCATCGTGGTCCGCGTGATGAACCCCGGTTTCCCCGAGGGCATGATGCTGGCTATCCTGCTGATGAATATGTTTGCTCCTGCTATCGACTACTTCGTGGTTGACCGCAATATCTCAAAACGTTTGAAGAGAGGAGGTACAAAATGA
- a CDS encoding FMN-binding protein, whose product MNTNSNTYIIIYSTIMVVIVAFLLAFVSQTLKPMQDANVALDTEKQILNSLNLRGLSDEEAHATYEKIVAFDETQNVYVCTLENGDVKYVLPLKGQGMWGGISCFLAIDSDKNTVYGAYFNHESETAGLGAEIKDNADWQAKFQGKKIFADGDDSKIALSVVKAVNDETTVDAVTGATVTSTAVSKMLQDQLAKYMDFLKN is encoded by the coding sequence CTGAATACAAATTCCAATACGTACATTATTATATATAGTACGATCATGGTGGTCATCGTGGCCTTCCTGTTGGCTTTCGTCTCTCAGACCCTGAAGCCCATGCAGGATGCTAACGTAGCCCTCGACACTGAGAAGCAGATCCTGAACTCGCTGAACCTGCGTGGCCTGAGCGATGAAGAGGCACACGCTACCTACGAGAAGATTGTGGCTTTCGATGAGACACAGAATGTTTATGTTTGCACACTCGAGAATGGCGACGTGAAATACGTGCTTCCCCTGAAGGGTCAGGGCATGTGGGGCGGCATCAGCTGCTTCCTGGCTATCGATAGTGACAAGAACACCGTATATGGTGCTTATTTCAACCACGAGAGCGAGACTGCCGGACTTGGTGCTGAGATTAAGGACAATGCCGATTGGCAGGCAAAGTTCCAGGGTAAGAAGATCTTTGCTGATGGCGATGATTCAAAGATTGCCTTGAGCGTTGTGAAGGCTGTCAACGACGAGACAACGGTTGACGCTGTGACTGGTGCCACCGTTACCTCTACAGCTGTGAGCAAGATGCTGCAGGACCAGTTGGCCAAGTATATGGACTTTTTAAAGAACTAA
- a CDS encoding tagaturonate reductase — MLKPLNKKFAPKSVMPEKVIQFGEGNFLRAFVDWIIWNMDQKTNFNGSVVVVQPIERGMVDWLNGQDCLYHVNLQGRENGKPVNTLERIDVISRALNPYSQNDAFMALADQPEIRFVISNTTEAGIAFDPACKLDDKPASSYPGKLVQLLYRRYQTFNGDPTKGLIIFPCELIFLNGHVLKDCIEKYIELWQLPEGFKKWFEESCGVYATLVDRIVPGFPRKEIAEIQEKVGYRDNLVVQAENFHLWVIEAPKEVAQEFPADKAGLHVLFVPSEEPYHKRKVTLLNGPHTVLSPVAYLSGVNIVRDACNHEVIGKYIHKVQFEELMQTLDLPMDELEKFAGDVLERFDNPFVDHQVTSIMLNSFPKFQARDLPGVKTYLARKGELPKGLVFGLAAIITYYKGGKRFDGAEITPNDDQKIMDLLKELWATGDTQKVTDGVLGAEFIWQEDLNKVAGLNALVKQFLDLIQAKGMLEAVKTIL, encoded by the coding sequence ATGTTAAAACCGTTAAACAAAAAATTCGCTCCTAAGAGCGTGATGCCTGAAAAGGTGATTCAGTTTGGTGAAGGTAACTTCCTTCGTGCTTTTGTAGATTGGATTATCTGGAACATGGACCAGAAGACCAATTTCAATGGTAGTGTCGTAGTCGTTCAGCCCATCGAACGCGGTATGGTAGACTGGCTCAACGGTCAGGACTGTCTGTATCACGTCAATCTGCAGGGCCGTGAGAACGGTAAGCCCGTAAACACCCTGGAGCGCATCGACGTTATCAGTCGTGCCCTGAATCCCTACTCTCAGAACGATGCCTTCATGGCACTGGCTGACCAGCCCGAGATTCGTTTTGTGATTTCTAATACCACAGAGGCCGGTATCGCTTTCGACCCCGCTTGTAAGTTGGACGACAAACCAGCCAGCAGCTATCCCGGTAAACTGGTTCAGCTGTTGTACCGTCGTTACCAGACCTTCAACGGCGACCCCACCAAGGGACTTATCATTTTCCCCTGTGAGCTGATTTTCCTGAATGGTCACGTGCTGAAGGATTGCATCGAGAAATACATCGAGTTGTGGCAGTTGCCTGAGGGCTTCAAGAAATGGTTCGAGGAGTCTTGCGGCGTTTACGCTACCCTCGTAGACCGTATCGTTCCAGGCTTCCCCCGCAAGGAGATTGCTGAGATTCAGGAGAAGGTTGGCTATCGTGACAACCTCGTTGTACAGGCCGAGAACTTCCACCTCTGGGTTATCGAGGCTCCAAAGGAAGTAGCTCAGGAGTTCCCTGCAGACAAGGCCGGACTGCACGTGCTGTTCGTTCCTTCAGAAGAGCCCTACCACAAGCGTAAGGTGACCCTGCTGAATGGTCCTCACACCGTATTGAGCCCTGTAGCTTATCTTAGTGGCGTGAACATCGTACGTGATGCTTGCAACCACGAGGTTATCGGAAAATATATCCACAAGGTACAGTTCGAGGAACTGATGCAGACACTCGACCTGCCTATGGACGAGCTGGAGAAGTTTGCCGGCGACGTGCTGGAGCGCTTCGACAACCCATTCGTAGATCATCAGGTTACCAGCATCATGCTGAACTCATTCCCCAAGTTCCAGGCTCGCGACCTGCCCGGAGTAAAGACCTATCTGGCTCGCAAGGGCGAACTGCCTAAGGGCTTGGTATTCGGTCTGGCTGCCATCATCACCTACTATAAGGGTGGCAAGCGTTTCGACGGTGCAGAAATCACACCTAACGACGACCAGAAGATTATGGACCTGCTGAAAGAGCTCTGGGCTACCGGTGATACTCAGAAGGTGACCGACGGTGTGCTGGGTGCAGAGTTCATCTGGCAGGAAGACCTGAACAAGGTTGCTGGTCTGAACGCTCTGGTAAAGCAGTTCCTTGACCTCATCCAGGCTAAGGGTATGCTGGAGGCTGTGAAGACAATCCTGTAA
- a CDS encoding Na(+)-translocating NADH-quinone reductase subunit A — protein sequence MANVIRLRKGLDIHLQGKAEETKMNLKSNGHYALVPDDFEGVVPKVVVREGDVVRAGDALFVNKLYPEVRFASPVSGKVTAVERGDRRKVLCVKVEADSQQQYVDFGKKDVAAMDAKAVVDALLEAGLFGFINQLPYAISTNPSVMPKAIFVSALRDKPLAGSFEFEVKGQEADFQTGLTALSKIAKTYLGVGVDSSLENMKDVEVNVFKGKCPAGNVGVQVNNIDPVNKGEVVWTIGDPSVVLFIGRLFNTGKVNLTRTVALCGSEVKKPCYVDMLVGEELSTLLSNSYDADHSVRIINGNVLTGRITSKDGFLGAHTSEITVIPEGDDNNELLGWIMPRFGQFSVNRSYFSWLFGKKAYALDARVKGGERHMIMSGEYDKVLPMDIYGEYLIKAIIAGDIDKMEQLGIYEVSPEDFALAEFVDSSKLELQRIVREGLNNLRKENA from the coding sequence ATGGCAAATGTTATTAGGCTACGTAAAGGCTTAGACATTCACCTTCAAGGAAAAGCTGAGGAAACGAAAATGAACCTCAAATCGAACGGGCACTACGCTTTGGTGCCAGACGATTTCGAAGGCGTCGTTCCCAAGGTCGTTGTACGTGAAGGTGACGTTGTCCGAGCCGGGGATGCTTTGTTCGTTAACAAACTCTATCCCGAAGTTCGTTTCGCCTCGCCTGTAAGTGGTAAAGTTACTGCAGTAGAGCGTGGAGATCGCCGTAAGGTGCTTTGCGTAAAGGTAGAGGCCGACAGTCAGCAACAGTATGTGGATTTTGGCAAGAAGGATGTGGCCGCAATGGACGCTAAGGCCGTTGTTGATGCCCTTCTTGAGGCAGGTCTCTTTGGTTTCATCAACCAGCTGCCTTACGCCATCTCTACGAACCCGTCCGTGATGCCGAAGGCTATCTTCGTGTCAGCCCTGCGCGACAAGCCCCTGGCTGGCAGTTTTGAGTTTGAGGTAAAGGGTCAGGAGGCAGATTTCCAGACCGGTCTTACCGCACTCTCAAAGATCGCCAAGACGTATCTGGGTGTAGGCGTTGACTCTAGTCTGGAGAACATGAAGGACGTGGAGGTTAACGTGTTCAAGGGCAAGTGTCCTGCCGGTAACGTAGGCGTACAGGTCAACAACATCGACCCAGTCAACAAGGGTGAGGTGGTATGGACCATTGGTGACCCCTCTGTGGTGCTCTTTATCGGACGCCTGTTTAACACGGGTAAGGTGAACCTGACACGTACGGTGGCACTCTGCGGTAGTGAGGTGAAAAAGCCCTGCTACGTGGATATGCTCGTTGGTGAGGAACTCTCTACGCTGCTTTCCAACAGCTATGATGCTGATCACTCCGTACGTATTATCAATGGTAACGTACTGACAGGCCGTATCACTTCGAAGGATGGCTTCCTGGGTGCTCACACCTCAGAGATTACCGTGATTCCCGAGGGTGACGATAACAACGAGCTGCTGGGATGGATCATGCCCCGCTTCGGTCAGTTCTCTGTAAACCGCAGCTACTTCTCATGGCTCTTCGGCAAGAAGGCTTATGCGCTGGATGCCCGTGTGAAGGGTGGTGAGCGCCACATGATTATGAGTGGTGAGTACGACAAGGTGCTGCCTATGGATATCTATGGTGAATACCTCATTAAGGCTATCATCGCCGGCGACATCGACAAGATGGAGCAGTTGGGTATCTACGAGGTGTCTCCCGAGGACTTTGCCCTGGCTGAGTTTGTTGACTCTTCTAAGTTGGAACTCCAGCGCATTGTTCGTGAAGGATTGAATAATTTACGTAAAGAAAACGCATAA
- the nqrF gene encoding NADH:ubiquinone reductase (Na(+)-transporting) subunit F → MFIVNSIIVFLVTIIAIVIILLVAKKYLSPSGNVNITVNGDRVLNVPQGNNLMATLNENGIFLPSACGGKASCGQCKVQVLEGGGEILDSEKPHFTRKQIKDHWRLGCQCKVKGDLKIHVDESILGVKEYECTVISNKNVATFIKEFKVQLPAGAHMDFLPGSYAQIRIPKFDCIDYDKDFDKSLIGDEYLPAWEKFGLFPLKCKNPEDTIRAYSMANYPAEGDVFMLTVRIATPPFKADRSGFMDVNPGIASSYIFSLKPGDKVIMSGPFGDFHPHFDSKKEMIWVGGGAGMAPLRAQIMHMTKTLHTTDREMHYFYGARALNEVFYLEDFLGLEKEFPNFHFHLALDRPDPAADAAGVKYTPGFVHNVMYETYLKDHEAPEDIEYYMCGPGPMSKAVVSMLDSLGVDPESIMYDNFGG, encoded by the coding sequence ATGTTTATAGTAAATAGTATTATCGTTTTCCTGGTGACGATCATCGCTATCGTCATCATCCTGCTCGTAGCGAAGAAATATCTATCGCCCAGCGGCAATGTGAATATCACCGTGAATGGTGACCGTGTGCTCAACGTGCCTCAGGGTAATAACCTGATGGCTACACTCAACGAGAACGGCATCTTCCTGCCTTCTGCCTGTGGTGGTAAGGCCAGTTGCGGACAATGTAAGGTTCAGGTGCTTGAAGGTGGTGGCGAGATCCTGGATTCAGAGAAGCCTCACTTCACACGTAAGCAGATTAAGGACCACTGGCGCCTGGGTTGCCAATGCAAGGTGAAGGGCGACCTGAAGATTCATGTTGACGAGTCTATCCTGGGTGTTAAGGAGTACGAGTGTACCGTTATCTCTAACAAGAACGTGGCTACCTTTATCAAGGAGTTCAAGGTACAGCTGCCTGCTGGTGCCCACATGGACTTCCTGCCTGGTTCCTACGCTCAGATCCGTATTCCTAAGTTTGACTGCATCGACTACGATAAGGACTTCGACAAGTCTCTGATTGGCGACGAGTATCTGCCCGCATGGGAGAAGTTCGGTTTGTTCCCACTCAAGTGTAAGAACCCCGAGGACACCATCCGTGCTTACTCTATGGCCAACTATCCTGCTGAGGGCGACGTGTTCATGTTGACCGTACGTATCGCTACGCCTCCGTTCAAGGCCGATCGCAGTGGCTTCATGGATGTGAACCCTGGTATCGCTTCATCTTATATCTTCTCGCTGAAACCCGGTGACAAGGTGATTATGAGCGGTCCCTTCGGTGACTTCCACCCACACTTTGACTCTAAGAAGGAGATGATCTGGGTTGGTGGTGGTGCCGGTATGGCTCCTCTGCGTGCACAGATCATGCATATGACGAAGACGCTGCACACCACCGATCGCGAGATGCACTACTTCTATGGTGCCCGTGCGCTCAATGAGGTGTTCTACCTGGAAGACTTCCTCGGACTGGAGAAGGAGTTCCCCAACTTCCACTTCCATCTGGCTCTGGACCGTCCAGATCCTGCTGCCGATGCTGCTGGCGTGAAGTATACTCCAGGCTTCGTACACAACGTGATGTACGAGACCTACCTGAAGGACCACGAGGCTCCCGAGGATATCGAGTACTATATGTGCGGTCCTGGCCCTATGTCAAAGGCCGTTGTCTCTATGCTCGACTCGCTTGGCGTAGATCCCGAGAGTATCATGTACGATAACTTCGGTGGATAA
- the pheS gene encoding phenylalanine--tRNA ligase subunit alpha: protein MILEKINELLQQVDSLEAKNAEEVEKLRLKYLSKNGELNELMKDFRNVPAEQKKEVGMKINELKQRITDRINALREACTTQESGDEAIDLTRTPYPIQLGTRHPLTIVTNEIIDIFSRMGFVLADGPEVEDDLHVFTRMNFAADHPARDMQDTFFVSQHPNDVTKNILLRSHTSSVQARVMENMHTEDGKLTGPIRVICPGRVYRNEAITARAHCFFHQVEGLYIDKNVSFTDLKQVLLSFAREMFGADTKIRLRPSYFPFTEPSAEMDISCFICGGEGCGFCKHTGWVEILGCGMVDPNVLEQCGIDSKEYSGYAFGMGVERITNLKYRVSDLRMFSENDTRFLEEFQAAD from the coding sequence ATGATACTTGAAAAGATAAACGAACTCCTTCAGCAGGTTGACTCGCTGGAGGCAAAGAATGCTGAGGAAGTAGAGAAGCTCCGACTGAAGTACCTGAGTAAGAATGGTGAACTGAACGAGCTGATGAAGGACTTCCGCAACGTGCCCGCAGAACAGAAGAAAGAGGTGGGCATGAAAATCAACGAGCTGAAACAGCGCATCACAGACCGTATCAACGCCCTGCGCGAGGCATGCACCACACAGGAGTCTGGCGACGAAGCCATCGACCTGACACGCACGCCCTACCCCATCCAGTTGGGTACACGCCACCCCCTGACCATTGTGACCAACGAGATTATCGATATCTTCAGTCGCATGGGATTCGTGCTGGCCGACGGTCCCGAGGTAGAGGACGACCTGCATGTGTTCACCCGTATGAACTTTGCTGCCGATCACCCCGCACGCGATATGCAGGACACCTTCTTCGTATCGCAGCATCCCAATGATGTGACCAAGAATATTCTGCTCCGCTCACACACCAGTAGCGTACAGGCTCGTGTGATGGAGAACATGCATACTGAGGACGGCAAACTGACCGGTCCCATCCGCGTGATCTGTCCGGGTCGCGTTTATCGTAACGAGGCTATCACAGCCCGTGCCCACTGTTTCTTCCATCAGGTAGAGGGTCTGTATATCGACAAGAATGTGTCGTTTACCGACCTGAAGCAGGTACTGCTGTCGTTTGCCCGCGAGATGTTTGGCGCCGACACAAAGATTCGTCTGCGTCCTTCATACTTCCCATTCACTGAGCCCAGCGCAGAGATGGATATCTCTTGCTTCATCTGCGGTGGCGAGGGTTGCGGTTTCTGTAAGCACACCGGATGGGTAGAGATTCTGGGTTGTGGTATGGTGGATCCTAACGTACTGGAGCAATGCGGTATCGACTCTAAGGAGTATAGCGGCTATGCCTTCGGTATGGGTGTAGAGCGTATCACCAACCTGAAATATCGTGTATCAGACCTCCGTATGTTCTCTGAGAACGATACCCGTTTCCTGGAAGAATTCCAAGCAGCTGACTAA